The Petrotoga sp. 9PW.55.5.1 genome contains the following window.
TAATGTTACAGTCAATACCTATTTTTATGGCTATTCCGGATGTTTTAATATTTCAGAAATTGATCTTAAGGTATGGAATTATTTAGGACTAAGTTATAGAAAATATTTTAGCTATTTTCAAGAATTCAAGGATATTATTAACCAATCGCCAGAGTTTACAAACATGAGACAACTGATTAATGAAGTGGAGGTGATTCAAGATGGCCCAATACAGAAGGGAGATGCTTGAATCTGAAATGAAAAAAATAATTTCTCAAGGTTTTTCACAATTAAAAGATCCCAGGATTAAAGATAAATTTTTAGATATAAACTTAGTTAAATTATCTAAGGATAAATCTTACTTAGATGTTTATGTATCAACTCTTGAGGATAATACTGAAAATGTTGTACAGATACTGAATAAGGCAAAAGGATTTTTTAGAACTTTAATAGCAAAAAATATTAAAATTTTTAAGGTTCCTGAAATTAGATTTCATGAAGATAAAGGAATACAAGCAAGTATAAAGATCAATAAATTGATAGATAAAATTGAACAAGATGAGGCTAAGGAATGAAAAGCGGTTTTATCATAGTTAATAAACCAAAAGGAATAACTTCTCATGATGTTGTTCAAAGGATTAGAAACATATTAGGAATTAAAAAAGTTGGACATGCTGGAACTTTAGATCCATTTGCTACAGGTGTTCTTATAATTGGGGTGAACAAGGCCACAAGATTATTGGAATTTTTTCAAAATGAAAGAAAAACTTATTATGTAAAAGGTCAGTTAGGCATAATAACTGAAACTTTTGATATAGAAGGAGAAATAAAAGAAAGAAATTCTGTTGATAAAATAGATATAGAAAATTTAAGGAACGTTTTATTATCCTTTATAGGAGAGTATTTACAAGTTCCTCCTGCTTATTCTGCAAAAAAATACAAGGGTAGAAAACTATATGAATATGCAAGAGAGGGGAAAATAATCAATCTTCCACCTAAAAAGGTAACGATATACAATATAATAAATTTTTCTCAAATTGGAACAGAGTTTGCATTTCAAGTGGACGTTAGTTCTGGAACATACATAAGGTCATTAATTATGGATATTGGTTATAAGTTAGGTTGTGGGGCAGTAACTAAAGAACTTGTTAGGTTAAAAAGCGGTAAATATTCCTTAAAAGATGCAGTCGAATTAAATGAGGTTTCAAAAGATAAAATTATAGATATGGATAAGGCTTTAGATCTCCCATATGTTCAAGTAAATAATGGAGAAAAGGTACTTCAAGGTCAACAAATTTTCAAAGAAAATATAATGGAATATTCTACTTTCGATAAGGGGGATTATGTTAAAATTTATGATGAAAGTATGGATTTTCTGGGGATTGGTCTATCTGAGAGAAAATCAGATTTTTTAAACACTCTTATTGAGAAAATTCCCGAAAGAAATGAAAGAATAGTAAAAATACATAAAATCTTAATTTGAGGTGAGTTAGAAATTGTATGTTGCAACTATAGGGATATTTGATGGGGTAC
Protein-coding sequences here:
- the truB gene encoding tRNA pseudouridine(55) synthase TruB produces the protein MKSGFIIVNKPKGITSHDVVQRIRNILGIKKVGHAGTLDPFATGVLIIGVNKATRLLEFFQNERKTYYVKGQLGIITETFDIEGEIKERNSVDKIDIENLRNVLLSFIGEYLQVPPAYSAKKYKGRKLYEYAREGKIINLPPKKVTIYNIINFSQIGTEFAFQVDVSSGTYIRSLIMDIGYKLGCGAVTKELVRLKSGKYSLKDAVELNEVSKDKIIDMDKALDLPYVQVNNGEKVLQGQQIFKENIMEYSTFDKGDYVKIYDESMDFLGIGLSERKSDFLNTLIEKIPERNERIVKIHKILI
- the rbfA gene encoding 30S ribosome-binding factor RbfA, with the translated sequence MAQYRREMLESEMKKIISQGFSQLKDPRIKDKFLDINLVKLSKDKSYLDVYVSTLEDNTENVVQILNKAKGFFRTLIAKNIKIFKVPEIRFHEDKGIQASIKINKLIDKIEQDEAKE